Proteins from a genomic interval of Micromonospora sp. NBC_00389:
- a CDS encoding LysR family transcriptional regulator yields the protein MSAQWPDLAVLELLLATAEHGSLGAGARSVGMAQPNASRALARLEHELGLALIRRTPRGSTLTAHGALVVQWARAVLDAAGQLVEGATVLRAEQDVQINIGASMTVAEYLLPAWLGEFRRQQPDTRVHLQVHNSHDVFAGIRQGSFDVGFVESPGVPRDLRSAVVAHDRLVVVVDPGHPWTRRRTPVAITELAATPLVVREPGSGTRITLDALLDAYHPVAPALELTSNAAVRVSVTAGVAPAVLSVLAVEAALRTGELRAVPVDGLNLQRRLRAVWLAPGRLKGPAGRLVQIARTAAQRLPD from the coding sequence ATGTCCGCGCAGTGGCCCGACCTGGCCGTACTGGAACTACTTCTGGCAACGGCGGAGCACGGCAGCCTCGGCGCGGGCGCACGTTCGGTCGGCATGGCGCAGCCGAACGCCAGCCGGGCGCTGGCCCGGCTCGAACACGAACTCGGTCTCGCCCTGATCCGCCGGACGCCCCGAGGGTCCACCCTGACGGCGCACGGGGCCCTGGTCGTCCAGTGGGCCCGCGCGGTGCTGGACGCCGCGGGGCAACTGGTCGAAGGCGCCACGGTGCTGCGCGCCGAACAGGACGTCCAGATCAACATCGGCGCCAGCATGACCGTCGCCGAGTATCTGCTGCCCGCCTGGTTGGGCGAGTTCCGGCGCCAGCAGCCCGACACCAGGGTCCATCTGCAGGTGCACAACTCCCACGACGTGTTCGCCGGGATCCGGCAGGGCAGCTTCGACGTCGGTTTCGTCGAGTCGCCCGGCGTGCCACGGGATCTGCGCAGCGCGGTCGTTGCCCACGACCGGCTCGTCGTCGTGGTCGACCCCGGCCATCCGTGGACGCGCCGCCGCACCCCGGTGGCGATCACCGAACTGGCCGCCACCCCGTTGGTGGTGCGAGAGCCCGGCTCCGGCACCCGGATCACCCTCGACGCGCTGCTGGACGCATACCACCCCGTCGCGCCGGCACTGGAGTTGACCAGCAACGCCGCCGTACGGGTGAGCGTGACGGCCGGCGTCGCACCCGCCGTACTGAGCGTCCTGGCGGTCGAGGCGGCGCTGCGCACCGGCGAACTGCGGGCCGTGCCGGTGGACGGGCTCAACCTGCAACGGCGGCTGCGGGCGGTCTGGCTGGCGCCGGGGCGCCTGAAGGGCCCGGCTGGACGGCTCGTCCAGATCGCCCGAACTGCGGCCCAGCGCCTGCCGGACTGA
- a CDS encoding pyridoxal-phosphate dependent enzyme, whose amino-acid sequence MIGEEAIAQLAKVGLTPDVIVGCTSGGSNFGGLAFPFLREKLAGRMDVTIRAVEPASCPSLTKGVYAYDFGDTAGMTPLMKMHTLGHDFIPDPIHAGGLRYHGMSPLISHIYELGLIEAVAKTQRECFEAGVRVARTEGIVLAPEPTHALAACVEEALRCKETGEEKVILTALCGQGHLDLAAYGAYLAGDLVDHELSDGQIAEARASHPSRRDVPGSRASARDPLAPSPDRQHQPLIGPLMPVHR is encoded by the coding sequence GTGATCGGCGAGGAGGCCATCGCCCAGCTCGCCAAGGTAGGCCTGACGCCCGACGTGATCGTCGGTTGCACCAGCGGCGGGTCCAACTTCGGCGGCCTGGCGTTCCCGTTCCTGCGCGAGAAGCTGGCCGGCCGGATGGACGTCACGATCCGCGCGGTGGAGCCGGCGAGTTGCCCGTCACTGACCAAGGGCGTCTACGCGTACGACTTCGGCGACACGGCGGGCATGACCCCATTGATGAAGATGCACACCCTCGGGCACGACTTCATCCCCGACCCCATCCACGCCGGCGGGCTGCGCTACCACGGCATGTCCCCGCTCATCTCGCACATCTACGAGCTGGGGCTGATCGAGGCGGTGGCCAAGACCCAGCGGGAGTGCTTCGAGGCCGGCGTCCGTGTCGCCCGCACCGAGGGGATCGTCCTGGCGCCCGAGCCGACCCACGCGCTGGCAGCGTGTGTCGAGGAGGCGCTGCGGTGCAAGGAAACCGGGGAGGAGAAGGTCATCCTCACCGCGCTGTGCGGTCAAGGGCATCTGGACCTCGCCGCGTACGGGGCGTACCTCGCCGGCGACCTCGTGGACCACGAGCTGTCCGACGGCCAGATCGCCGAGGCGAGGGCCTCCCATCCGTCCCGGCGTGACGTGCCGGGGTCCCGGGCTTCGGCCCGGGACCCGCTCGCACCGTCTCCCGACCGTCAGCACCAGCCGTTGATCGGGCCGCTCATGCCGGTCCACAGGTAG
- a CDS encoding SGNH/GDSL hydrolase family protein gives MTQTAGTALALVLGLTSPAFAAGQDARPTAPPDDWVGTWSSSASGTVPNLPTGYADRTIRNVVHTSVGGSGVRVSLTNVLGTVAVRMDVVTVAVADAPDAPDAVAGTMRVLTFGGAPAVTIPAGGEVLSDPTSLAVPEDGDLLVSVYTPVSSGPVTYHQVANQASYLSQNGDHAADESGAAFTETVTFWPYVSGVDVLGHADGAVVTLGDSITDGNNSTRNANHRWPDYLADRLIAEPGPTRLGVLNAGISSNRLLNSTWNPNALSRLDRDVLTATGARSVIVMLGINDIGGQPQHNEPSKIIAALGQIAAQVKAKGLRVTGGTLTPFGGSSNYTEELEGVRQAVNDFIRDGGAFDAVADFDVALRDPAVPNRLGAEYDSGDHLHPKDAGYQAMAAVVNLDKLDTRPSGHWVRTWQTAMARTTPGADQGMPNHSIRNVVHTSVGGDAARVRLSNALGTAPVLMGRATLAVAASPDAPDAVAGTMRELTFGGASSVTISAGSEVLSDPISLAVPADGDLLVTVYTPTPSGPVTEHPRSYQTSFITADGDHAADEQGTAFTQPTTAWYYATAVDVRSSTARGAVVTFGDSITDGDRSTINANVRWPDVLADRLAAEPGPTALGVVNSGISGNRILDSSTGTGIGGPNAFARLSRDMLTTSGARTVIVLEGVNDILNLDHPDPETLKLALRQIAAQAHAQGLRVVVGTITPIKGWRSYTEERENVRQAVNQFIRTSDDFDAVVDFDAVVRDPADPQRINPPHDSGDHLHPSDAGYRAMAEAIDLGTLR, from the coding sequence ACGCAAACCGCCGGTACCGCGCTCGCGCTGGTGCTCGGCCTGACAAGCCCGGCCTTCGCGGCCGGCCAGGACGCCCGGCCGACGGCGCCGCCGGATGACTGGGTCGGCACCTGGTCGTCCTCGGCTTCCGGCACCGTGCCCAACCTCCCCACCGGATATGCGGACCGGACCATCCGCAACGTCGTGCACACCAGCGTTGGTGGTTCGGGTGTCCGGGTCTCGCTGACCAACGTCCTCGGCACAGTGGCGGTGCGGATGGACGTGGTGACGGTCGCGGTCGCCGATGCGCCCGACGCGCCGGACGCAGTCGCGGGCACAATGCGAGTGCTCACCTTCGGCGGCGCACCGGCGGTGACCATCCCGGCCGGCGGCGAGGTGCTGAGCGACCCGACTTCTCTTGCGGTACCGGAAGATGGCGACCTCCTGGTCAGCGTGTACACCCCGGTGTCGTCCGGGCCGGTGACCTATCACCAGGTGGCCAACCAGGCCTCGTACCTGTCGCAAAATGGTGATCACGCGGCCGACGAGTCCGGCGCGGCGTTCACCGAGACGGTCACTTTCTGGCCGTACGTGAGCGGCGTGGACGTCCTGGGACATGCCGACGGCGCAGTGGTCACGCTCGGCGACTCCATCACCGATGGAAACAACTCGACACGGAACGCGAATCACCGCTGGCCGGACTACCTGGCCGACCGATTGATCGCCGAGCCAGGGCCAACGCGGCTCGGCGTGCTCAACGCCGGCATCAGCTCGAACCGGTTACTCAACAGCACCTGGAACCCCAACGCGCTATCCAGGTTGGACCGTGACGTGCTGACCGCGACCGGCGCGCGCTCCGTGATCGTCATGTTGGGAATCAACGACATCGGTGGCCAGCCGCAGCACAACGAGCCGTCGAAGATCATCGCAGCGCTGGGCCAGATAGCTGCTCAGGTCAAGGCGAAGGGGCTGCGGGTCACCGGTGGCACGCTCACGCCGTTCGGCGGGTCGAGCAACTACACCGAGGAACTGGAAGGTGTGCGGCAGGCGGTCAACGACTTCATCCGCGACGGCGGCGCGTTCGACGCGGTGGCCGACTTCGACGTCGCGCTGCGGGACCCCGCGGTGCCGAACCGGTTAGGGGCAGAGTACGACTCCGGCGACCATCTACACCCGAAGGACGCCGGTTACCAAGCGATGGCGGCGGTCGTTAACCTGGACAAGCTCGACACCCGCCCGTCCGGCCACTGGGTCCGCACCTGGCAGACGGCCATGGCGCGGACGACGCCCGGTGCCGACCAGGGCATGCCGAACCACTCGATCCGCAACGTGGTGCACACCAGCGTGGGTGGCGACGCGGCTCGCGTGCGCCTATCCAACGCGCTCGGCACGGCGCCGGTCCTGATGGGACGAGCGACGCTGGCGGTGGCGGCTAGTCCCGACGCACCGGATGCAGTCGCCGGCACAATGCGCGAGCTGACCTTCGGCGGCGCGTCGTCGGTGACCATCTCGGCCGGCAGCGAAGTGCTCAGCGACCCGATTTCCCTTGCCGTGCCGGCGGACGGCGACCTGCTGGTGACCGTCTACACCCCGACGCCATCCGGTCCGGTGACCGAGCACCCGCGCTCGTACCAGACGTCGTTCATCACGGCGGACGGCGACCACGCGGCGGACGAGCAGGGCACCGCGTTCACCCAGCCGACTACGGCGTGGTATTACGCGACAGCCGTGGACGTCCGGTCCTCCACCGCGCGCGGCGCGGTGGTGACCTTCGGCGACTCGATCACCGACGGGGACAGATCGACCATCAATGCGAATGTGCGGTGGCCCGACGTCCTCGCCGACCGGCTCGCCGCCGAGCCGGGACCGACCGCGCTCGGCGTGGTCAACAGCGGCATCAGCGGCAACCGGATCCTGGACAGCAGCACTGGAACCGGGATCGGTGGCCCGAACGCGTTCGCCCGCCTGTCCCGGGACATGCTGACCACGTCCGGGGCGCGCACGGTCATCGTGCTCGAGGGCGTCAACGACATCCTCAACCTCGATCACCCCGACCCGGAGACCCTGAAACTCGCCCTGCGGCAGATCGCCGCCCAGGCACACGCACAGGGCCTGCGGGTCGTCGTCGGAACCATCACGCCGATCAAGGGATGGCGCTCCTACACCGAGGAACGGGAGAACGTGCGGCAGGCCGTAAACCAGTTCATCCGCACGAGTGACGACTTCGACGCGGTCGTCGACTTCGACGCGGTAGTGCGTGACCCGGCCGACCCGCAACGGATCAACCCGCCACACGACTCGGGCGACCACTTGCACCCGTCGGACGCGGGCTACCGTGCGATGGCCGAGGCCATCGACCTCGGCACACTCCGCTGA
- a CDS encoding NADP-dependent oxidoreductase, with product MSKAIGFFEPGGPEVLQLIDVEGPQAGPGQVRIRVKAAGVQPYDVAVVEGWIPAGVNPGFPRIPGNEFAGLVDSVGEGVTGFSPGDEVLGYGQLNCYAEDLVVPADQITGKPHNMPWDVAGGFPAGALNAHVALQELGVGTGETVLIHGAAGAVGTIAVQLARLWGATVIAAAREAQHDYLRSLGALPVAYVDGFAGRVRALAPKGVDASLDGVGGDALDATLEFVKDRGRILTLVEHGRARELGIRTNPHKRSAARLAELADLYAQGKLTVHVRETFPLFRAADALRAYKAGNSRGKIVILVD from the coding sequence GTGAGCAAGGCGATCGGGTTCTTTGAGCCGGGCGGCCCGGAGGTTCTGCAGCTGATCGACGTGGAGGGACCGCAGGCTGGGCCGGGACAGGTGCGTATCCGCGTCAAGGCCGCCGGTGTGCAGCCGTACGACGTCGCGGTGGTGGAGGGCTGGATCCCTGCCGGGGTGAACCCCGGCTTTCCGCGGATACCTGGCAACGAGTTCGCCGGACTCGTGGACAGTGTTGGTGAGGGAGTAACCGGTTTCTCACCCGGGGACGAGGTCCTCGGCTACGGCCAGCTCAACTGCTACGCCGAAGATCTGGTGGTTCCCGCCGACCAGATCACCGGCAAGCCCCACAACATGCCTTGGGACGTGGCGGGCGGCTTTCCCGCCGGGGCGCTGAACGCCCACGTCGCGTTGCAGGAATTGGGTGTGGGCACGGGCGAAACCGTGTTGATCCACGGCGCTGCCGGGGCCGTCGGCACCATCGCGGTGCAGTTGGCCCGTCTCTGGGGCGCGACGGTGATCGCCGCGGCCCGCGAAGCACAACACGACTACCTGCGTTCCCTCGGCGCTCTCCCCGTCGCCTACGTCGACGGGTTCGCGGGTCGAGTGCGGGCCCTGGCACCCAAGGGGGTAGACGCGTCCCTGGACGGAGTCGGGGGCGACGCCCTCGACGCCACCCTCGAGTTCGTCAAGGACCGAGGCCGCATCCTCACCCTGGTCGAGCACGGGCGGGCACGGGAACTCGGCATCCGCACCAACCCGCACAAACGCTCGGCGGCCCGGTTAGCCGAACTCGCTGACCTGTACGCCCAGGGCAAGCTGACTGTCCACGTCCGTGAGACGTTCCCGCTGTTCCGGGCGGCCGACGCGCTCAGGGCCTACAAGGCCGGCAACAGCCGCGGCAAGATCGTGATCCTCGTCGACTGA
- a CDS encoding discoidin domain-containing protein, which translates to MDGDAATAYVAGRAAQPGESLQVDFSAPRPVDQVVVLQTGGPAKAAVQVRPVDGDWITIGDLADGHTQLDARRVRADAVRLAWADGTPAPQVNEIIPWFADVPPADVTVDPASTDAEAGGQPATATVRLASTRAEDVTGTLTVTAPTGLTVQPASQDTTVLRGQDTGIPVTVTAAAGTPSGPYEVHVAFVPTGGSPVRATLTVHVYPMTGDTNVGLAANGGIATASSTKLSLPRFTPENAIDGDRSTRWSSNYNDDEWLQVELAQPRRIGKVVLRWEAAYGKAYRIETSSDGATWTTTATVATGDGGVDTRLRADPRAPLRQVGDHIRGRHLPGVRPARLHVGQRRRIPLQLRRALLHPGHRRRQRRHHGQQAVGTRHRLRDRRVGGGRHDCQRRLLRLRHLAHRTVGYHVAVERLTDGTWVTDAYLWTGMSGPINGWC; encoded by the coding sequence GTGGACGGCGACGCGGCCACCGCCTACGTCGCCGGCCGGGCGGCACAGCCCGGCGAGTCGCTCCAGGTCGACTTCTCCGCGCCCCGACCGGTGGACCAGGTGGTGGTCCTTCAGACGGGCGGCCCGGCGAAGGCGGCGGTGCAGGTACGCCCCGTCGACGGCGACTGGATCACCATCGGCGACCTGGCCGACGGCCACACCCAACTCGACGCGCGGCGTGTGCGGGCCGATGCGGTCCGGTTGGCCTGGGCGGACGGCACGCCCGCACCGCAGGTCAACGAGATCATCCCCTGGTTCGCCGACGTCCCGCCCGCCGACGTTACCGTCGACCCGGCCAGCACCGATGCCGAGGCCGGAGGACAGCCCGCGACGGCGACCGTGCGCCTGGCCTCGACCCGGGCCGAGGACGTCACCGGCACCCTGACCGTCACCGCGCCCACCGGGCTGACGGTGCAGCCGGCGAGTCAGGACACCACGGTCCTGCGCGGCCAGGACACCGGCATCCCGGTGACCGTCACGGCCGCGGCCGGGACGCCGAGCGGGCCGTACGAGGTGCACGTCGCCTTCGTCCCGACCGGCGGCTCGCCGGTCCGCGCCACCCTGACGGTGCACGTCTATCCGATGACCGGCGACACCAACGTGGGCCTGGCCGCCAACGGGGGCATCGCGACGGCGTCGAGCACCAAGCTGAGCCTGCCGCGGTTCACGCCGGAGAACGCGATCGACGGGGACCGCTCGACCCGCTGGTCGTCCAACTACAACGACGACGAGTGGCTGCAGGTGGAACTGGCGCAGCCGCGGCGGATCGGCAAGGTCGTGCTGCGCTGGGAGGCGGCGTACGGCAAGGCGTACCGGATTGAGACCTCCTCCGACGGTGCCACCTGGACCACCACGGCCACCGTCGCGACGGGTGACGGCGGCGTCGACACCCGCCTCCGTGCCGATCCGCGGGCACCACTTCGGCAAGTGGGTGATCATATACGGGGGCGCCACCTACCAGGGGTACGCCCTGCACGGCTCCACGTGGGTCAACGTCGGCGGATCCCTCTACAACTACGGCGCGCTCTGCTTCACCCAGGGCATCGTCGACGCCAACGGCGGCACCACGGTCAACAAGCGGTCGGTACCCGGCACCGGTTACGCGATCGTCGGGTCGGTGGCGGACGGCACGACTGTCAACGTCGCCTGCTCCGCCTACGGCACCTCGCACACAGGACGGTGGGGTACCACGTCGCTGTGGAAAGGCTCACCGACGGCACCTGGGTCACCGACGCCTACCTGTGGACCGGCATGAGCGGCCCGATCAACGGCTGGTGCTGA
- a CDS encoding helix-turn-helix domain-containing protein, with the protein MWSNGIANDRAPQRARAELRASGDAAPARTAGQDALGRLTPQELQIVRLAAEGVSNRDIAAQMFLSHRTVEYHLYKAYPKLGVGSRTELARFRW; encoded by the coding sequence ATGTGGTCCAACGGGATCGCGAACGACCGCGCCCCGCAGCGGGCCCGGGCCGAGTTGCGTGCTTCCGGGGATGCCGCGCCGGCCAGGACCGCTGGGCAAGACGCGCTTGGCCGTCTCACGCCGCAGGAGTTGCAGATCGTCCGGCTCGCAGCCGAGGGGGTGAGCAACCGCGACATCGCCGCGCAGATGTTCCTCAGCCACCGGACCGTCGAGTACCACCTTTACAAGGCCTATCCCAAGCTCGGGGTCGGTTCCCGGACCGAACTCGCCCGATTCCGGTGGTGA
- a CDS encoding nuclear transport factor 2 family protein produces MTPRTDLTSYLIHYPQEAGLGDEDPATVLDRYHTPDYELVNDGVLLDRKRLLDHIRPARKRAAGLRVEVEQALVDGDHVAARYRLIAELRKGGTITTEIYMFGELAADGRLRRAIQATRTIPSE; encoded by the coding sequence ATGACGCCCCGTACCGATCTGACCAGCTATCTAATCCACTATCCGCAGGAAGCGGGGCTGGGCGACGAGGATCCGGCGACTGTGCTTGACCGCTACCACACGCCGGACTATGAGCTGGTCAACGACGGCGTGCTGCTGGACCGGAAGCGGCTGCTGGATCACATCCGTCCGGCCCGCAAACGGGCAGCTGGTCTCCGTGTCGAGGTGGAGCAGGCGCTGGTGGACGGCGACCATGTCGCCGCCCGGTACCGGCTCATCGCGGAGCTACGTAAGGGCGGCACCATCACTACGGAGATCTACATGTTCGGGGAGTTGGCTGCCGACGGTCGGCTGCGCCGGGCCATCCAAGCCACCCGGACGATCCCATCCGAATAG
- a CDS encoding TetR/AcrR family transcriptional regulator: MSEITGGRRRRRRSDAERSAAAVLDAAVQVLGRHPDAKVEQVAAAAGVTRQTVYAHYPSRPLLVAAVIDHITAEAVAALDAADVDSGTVTEALMRWLDVTWRLFDRYPLLLHPSATAVNQADSERQHAAVNERLERLIRRGQATGEFDGTLSPAWLVSATIALGHAAGGEVAAGRMTTAQTAAALRHSILRLYGAREP, from the coding sequence ATGTCAGAGATAACGGGTGGTCGGCGCCGGCGGCGGCGTTCGGACGCCGAGCGCAGCGCCGCCGCTGTACTCGACGCCGCCGTCCAGGTGCTCGGTCGGCATCCGGACGCGAAGGTGGAACAGGTCGCTGCCGCAGCTGGCGTCACCCGCCAAACCGTTTACGCCCACTACCCGTCCCGGCCGCTGCTGGTGGCCGCGGTCATCGACCACATCACCGCCGAAGCCGTTGCCGCCCTCGACGCCGCCGACGTTGACAGCGGCACCGTCACCGAGGCGCTGATGCGCTGGCTGGACGTCACCTGGCGGCTGTTCGACCGGTACCCGCTGCTCCTGCACCCGTCGGCGACCGCCGTTAACCAGGCGGACTCCGAACGTCAGCATGCCGCAGTCAACGAGCGTCTGGAGCGGCTGATCAGGCGCGGCCAGGCCACCGGCGAGTTCGACGGCACCCTCAGCCCGGCCTGGTTGGTCTCCGCGACCATCGCGCTCGGACATGCGGCCGGCGGCGAAGTCGCCGCCGGCCGCATGACCACCGCGCAGACCGCGGCAGCGCTACGCCACAGCATCCTGCGCCTCTACGGCGCCCGCGAGCCCTGA
- a CDS encoding YeiH family protein, translating to MLNETASREAPVPVGTGPTPYPAQEPRPSWRRRWVALGPGVALCAGAAGLALAGGLLLPTVSPLLIAIVLGPALCNVVPLPAVFSRGLAFAARKLLRLGIVLLGLQLVLSDILRLGSGMIAVVVVTVLAGLVGTMFIGRLLGIGVTQRLLIACGFSICGAAAVAAADGVVDAEEEEVVTAVALVVIFGTLMIPAVPLAAEALGLSTTQTGLWAGGSIHEVAQVVAVGGTVGGAALGLAVVVKLARVLLLAPVIAVLSWRRRRVRADLPAGAKRPPLIPLFVVGFLAMAVLRTTGLLPDAVLAGARTAQTTLLAAAMFALGCGVRIQTLSRVGVRPFLLASGSTAVVAGVSLVGVLAVT from the coding sequence GTGCTGAATGAAACCGCTTCACGAGAGGCGCCGGTCCCGGTGGGCACCGGCCCCACCCCCTACCCGGCGCAGGAGCCCCGCCCGTCGTGGCGCCGGCGATGGGTCGCGCTCGGGCCGGGCGTGGCGCTGTGCGCCGGTGCCGCGGGGTTGGCGCTCGCCGGCGGCCTCCTCCTACCCACGGTGAGCCCGCTGCTGATCGCGATCGTGCTCGGGCCGGCCCTGTGCAACGTCGTCCCGCTGCCGGCCGTGTTCAGCCGCGGGCTGGCCTTCGCCGCCAGGAAGCTGCTCCGACTCGGAATCGTCCTGCTCGGCCTCCAGCTCGTGCTGTCGGACATCCTCCGACTCGGCTCCGGAATGATCGCCGTCGTGGTGGTCACCGTGCTGGCGGGGCTCGTCGGCACCATGTTCATCGGCCGGCTGCTCGGCATCGGTGTCACGCAGCGGCTGCTGATCGCCTGCGGATTCTCCATCTGCGGAGCAGCCGCCGTCGCCGCAGCCGACGGTGTCGTCGACGCCGAGGAAGAAGAGGTCGTGACAGCCGTCGCGCTGGTGGTGATCTTCGGGACGCTGATGATCCCGGCGGTCCCACTGGCCGCCGAGGCGCTGGGACTGTCCACGACCCAGACGGGCCTGTGGGCCGGTGGCTCGATCCACGAGGTCGCCCAGGTGGTGGCCGTGGGGGGTACGGTCGGCGGCGCCGCCCTCGGCCTGGCGGTGGTCGTGAAGTTGGCCCGCGTACTCCTGCTCGCCCCCGTCATCGCGGTGCTCAGCTGGCGCCGGCGCCGGGTGCGCGCCGATCTCCCGGCCGGTGCGAAGCGCCCGCCGCTGATCCCGCTGTTCGTAGTGGGCTTCCTGGCGATGGCGGTGCTCCGGACCACCGGACTGCTGCCCGACGCCGTGCTGGCGGGCGCCAGGACCGCCCAGACCACACTGCTGGCCGCCGCCATGTTCGCCCTCGGCTGCGGCGTGCGCATCCAGACCCTCAGCCGCGTCGGCGTCAGGCCGTTCCTGCTCGCGTCCGGTTCGACGGCCGTGGTCGCGGGTGTTTCGCTGGTCGGGGTCCTCGCGGTCACCTGA
- a CDS encoding MarR family winged helix-turn-helix transcriptional regulator, producing the protein MENTDAELAAQPIGYWSGAAHRAIIAYIRGQLAPLGLSQPQYWLLRHLCANDLSPDGRGLTLTELTDRMRAYLDDGDDLESDAADLLGRGWITRDADHRLWITEAGEKGHARVKEHAPTVRTRIHDDIDDANYVTTLKVLRRMIKNVGGDPDAS; encoded by the coding sequence ATGGAGAACACCGACGCCGAACTGGCCGCACAACCAATCGGCTACTGGTCCGGAGCTGCCCACCGGGCGATCATCGCCTACATACGAGGCCAGTTGGCCCCCCTCGGCCTCTCCCAGCCGCAGTACTGGCTGCTGCGTCATCTGTGCGCGAACGACCTGTCGCCAGACGGCCGAGGCCTGACCCTCACGGAGCTGACCGACAGGATGCGGGCCTACCTGGACGACGGCGACGACCTGGAGTCCGACGCCGCCGACCTCCTTGGGCGCGGCTGGATCACGCGAGATGCGGATCATCGACTGTGGATCACCGAGGCTGGAGAGAAGGGACACGCCCGCGTGAAGGAGCACGCACCAACCGTACGGACACGCATTCACGACGATATCGACGATGCTAACTACGTGACCACACTGAAGGTGCTGCGCCGCATGATCAAAAATGTCGGCGGCGACCCGGACGCATCGTAG
- a CDS encoding ISL3 family transposase → MVDDTSRLLGLDGLAVVGVEDGPDGPIVQVVTADENARNCPECGTRARRSKGRRVTRPRDLPVGGRRPQLVWTKRRWRCDQPECRRRSFTEAIRQVPARHRLTTRLRAAAGAAVADGGRTIMQSARDHDVSWPVAASAFTTHAKAVLPSEPGPVWALGIDEIRRGRPQFEWDETTNTWRTTVDRWHVGFVDLAGGQGLLGQVEGRTAQAVIDWLADRDPAWRAQIRYVAIDMSTIFKSAVRRALPHAILIVDHFHLVQLANQAVTEARRRVTVQQRGRRGRKGNREWELRNRLTRSAARMRGEHVDALVDDLSALPTPISAPILAAWNAKEDLLDLLATASTHPDREQICRLLYRFYRQCAEADVPELERLATTVEVWWPQILAFLHAGITNAGSEGTNRVIKTVARDAYGFRNPNNQRLRTRCATTRKARGHLNAR, encoded by the coding sequence ATGGTTGACGATACTTCCCGGTTGCTGGGCTTGGACGGCCTGGCTGTCGTCGGAGTAGAAGACGGGCCGGACGGGCCCATTGTTCAGGTAGTCACCGCTGACGAGAACGCCCGAAACTGCCCCGAGTGCGGAACCAGGGCACGGAGGTCGAAGGGGCGACGGGTGACCCGCCCACGGGACCTGCCGGTGGGCGGCAGACGGCCGCAGCTGGTGTGGACCAAGCGGCGGTGGCGATGTGACCAGCCCGAGTGCCGACGCCGGTCGTTTACCGAGGCGATACGGCAGGTGCCGGCGCGGCACCGGTTGACGACCCGGCTGAGGGCCGCCGCAGGCGCGGCGGTGGCCGACGGCGGCCGAACGATCATGCAATCAGCGCGCGATCACGACGTGTCGTGGCCGGTGGCCGCGTCAGCGTTCACCACTCACGCCAAGGCGGTGCTGCCGTCCGAGCCTGGGCCGGTGTGGGCGTTGGGTATCGACGAGATCCGCCGAGGCCGTCCCCAGTTCGAGTGGGACGAGACCACCAACACGTGGCGCACCACGGTCGACCGGTGGCACGTCGGCTTCGTGGACCTCGCGGGCGGCCAAGGTCTGCTCGGGCAGGTCGAAGGCCGCACCGCCCAGGCGGTCATCGACTGGCTGGCCGACCGTGATCCGGCTTGGCGAGCGCAGATTCGCTACGTCGCGATCGACATGTCCACGATTTTCAAGTCCGCGGTGAGGCGGGCGCTGCCGCACGCCATCCTGATCGTCGACCACTTCCACCTCGTTCAACTGGCCAACCAGGCCGTCACCGAGGCCCGCCGTCGCGTCACCGTGCAGCAACGTGGCCGACGCGGCCGCAAAGGCAACCGGGAATGGGAACTGCGCAATCGGCTCACCCGCTCCGCCGCACGGATGCGGGGCGAGCACGTCGATGCCCTGGTCGATGACCTGTCCGCCTTACCGACGCCGATCAGCGCCCCGATCCTGGCCGCGTGGAACGCCAAGGAAGACCTCCTCGACCTGCTCGCCACCGCAAGCACCCACCCCGACCGCGAACAGATCTGCCGGCTGTTGTATCGGTTCTACCGCCAGTGCGCCGAAGCCGACGTGCCCGAGCTCGAGCGCCTCGCCACCACCGTCGAAGTGTGGTGGCCGCAGATTCTCGCGTTCCTGCACGCCGGCATCACCAACGCCGGCTCCGAAGGCACCAACCGAGTGATCAAAACCGTGGCCCGCGACGCCTACGGCTTCCGCAACCCCAACAACCAGCGCTTACGCACCCGCTGCGCCACCACCCGCAAAGCCCGCGGACACCTCAACGCCCGGTAA